The genomic stretch TCGGGATTTGAACAAACTTTTGATTGTTCTTTTTACCCATATCAGCACCATTCTTTTGCCCCTGATTCCAACCAAAAACTATTGAACCAATATTGTTCTCAACGCAATAGTTGATGACAATTCTCGCTGCTTTGTTTACAGCATCACGCATTTGTCTATTACGTTTTTCTGTAATTGCCGCCAGTCTATTAGACCAAAAGCCTTGAGATTTATTCTCTTTGATTTTAGCGACTGATTTGTTATACCACTGGTTCAAAGATTTGAGATGTAGACCATCAACAATAAAAGATGTACCAACATTAGAAACACAGGTCAACCAATTGTTTATTCCGTGGTCAATTCCCAAAACTTTTGATTTATCAAGTTCGATAGTTTCTACCTGCTGTTTATAAACAAACTCGGCATAAAAACATCTGTTTCGTGGTAAGATTCTCACTTCCCTAATGGATTTAAAATCCAAGTTTGACGGCATTGGTAGATGAAACGCATCAACCCCAAACCAAGTTTTCACCAAACTACCCAACGGAAACCGTATTTTTCCGTCTTTCAACCTGAGAGAACGTCCAGTAAAAGTGGCTAAAGCTAAACCACCAGATACTCTGTAATTTGGCAATCTTGGCTTTTGAGTAACAGTTCCCTTTTTTATCCCTTTTAGCAACCCCAGATAAGACTTAAAGGACTCAGCCACTCCAGTCAATATTTGCTGTGCTGTATCAGAGTATAAAGCCTGATAGTGTTTGTTTTTCTGAATAGTCCCTAATTGTTTGTGTAAATCGGCTTTGCTAGGAAAGTTTCCAGTTTTAAAATAATATTGACGGCTGTAGTAAACTCCACAGTTAATCAAGCTATTTGCTTCTGTACAAACATATTCAAGCAAAGCTTTTAGGTTATTGTCTGGACTAATCAAAATTTGTTGGCATCCATAAGGCATTGTTCGACTCGCAATGTTACTGTATATTAGTATATTAATATGTAAGACAAATAGCAATGCCGTTCCAGAAGAAGCACAAATTAGGCTTTACAAGCAATCAACCGTTTGATAAAAACCCTGTCTGTTTCAAAGTTTTACCCGGTGTCAAGGATAAATTAAAAACCGTCCCTAACTGGCAAGAACGATTAAGAGAGTTTGTTGATAGACTTATTGATGAGGTAAAGATTGAAGGCGATTAAAATCGCTCGTGTCGCTTACCTCTCAGCACGCTTCGTGACTGAGCTTCCCGCATACCGTGTATTTCTGTGAAAATCCAGGAGACTAAAGACACATTCAGTGATGGGCAAACATCTGAGATAGCCACAGAAATTACAGAACTTCCCTGTGGTTGGCAGTCAGAAGCTTTTTATAAGCTACCAAGACATCAAGCGATCGCAGTTTACCAATCCCTGAATAGCAGCGTGCAACAGCACCTAAGAGAAGATTTTCAAAAAAAAGTTGATTTAGATTTTCTCGACAAATTATCGCCAGACGAGCGCATACAACTATTTGAGTTACTGTATACACCCAAGGCTGGACAGGATGCACCGCCAGCGGAGAATGAGGATGTAGATCATAGTCCCCTAGCAATTGTGAAACGGCGGTTAGGTTGGCTATTTATTCTCCTGCTTGCTAGTACAGCCACTACATCTGTGATCAAAAGTCAAGAGTATATCTTACAACAAGTAGTGGTACTTGCTAGCTTTATTCCCTTGCTGATTGCTTACGGCGGAAACGTCAGTACACAAACAGCCACAGTTGTCGTCCGGGCGCTGAATACCCAGAAGACTCAGTTAAAAAGTTTGATTCAACAAGTTCTTTACCGAGAGATGATTTCTGGTATTATCCTGGGAGCAATTCTCGGAGTAATGGTGACAGGTGAAGCAATGCTGTTGCAAGATAATCCTATTGTGGCGCTTGTGATTGGCGTGAGCTTGTTTACCATTTCCGTCTTAGCTAGTTTCTGTGGTGCGATGCTACCATTTTTCTTCCAGGTTCTCGGATTTGATCCGGCTTTAATGTCGGCTCCTTTAGGCGCTACCCTTGTAGATGTGGCAGGAATCCTGATCTACCTGCAAATAGCGCGGTTGTTTTTACATATTTAAAGTCTCCCTTCTCCTTGCTTTCCCATAGCGTCTTTCAAAGGGAGAAGGCTACGGTGTACACACAAGTCCTACCTGTCTTCATTTGTGCCTATCTTGCCCCCTAAATCCCCCAAGTTTGGGGGACTTTGAAAATTCTTGTCCCCCCATAATTGGCAGGGCTGTTCGGTGAGGGTTTGGCTAAATTCGATACTTGTGTGTACACGATAGAAAGGGAGAAGGAGAGGGGTTGGGGGTGAGGTTCTATATTTTATTAAATCCACATTCCTTCATGAGCTAATTTCTCGAAGATTCGGCTCAATTTTGAGTTGAAGTATCGCTTTTTGTGAAGCGGTATCTTTTTTAATGAGCCATTATGGCAACCGCCAAGGAGGTTAAGACATAAACGGATAAGTAAGTCGGCGTAAATAAAGTTAACTGGCTAGGGTCGTCATTAGTCATTGGGAAGTTACCGTCTTCTCCCCCCTGCTCCCTGCTCCCTGCTCCCCTGCTTCTTCCCCCACTCCCCAGCCATTAATTTTGCCGTTGGGTAATAATTTGAGAGGAGCAAATTTTTAATAACATTAATTTTACATCAATCAAAAGTTACACCTATGTCAGAAATATGGACTAATTTATTTACATCCGGGCCGTTTATACCGCACGGACACTGTTATTTATGGAAAACAGATTTAGTCTGGTTACACTTAGGATCTGATTTAGTCACTGCAATAGCTTATTACTCTATTCCAGCTACACTGTTCTGCTTTGTCCGCAAACGGCAGGATTTACCCTTTCATTGGATTTTTCTGCTATTTAGTGGATTTATCTTGGCTTGCGGTACAACTCACTTCATGGAGATTTGGACACTTTGGCATCCCACTTATTGGCTGTCGGGGTTAATTAAAGCAATAACTGCAATCCTATCTTTAATTACAGCTGTAAAGCTTGTACCCTTAGTTCCTCAAGCTCTGGCACTCAAAAGTCCGGCTCAATTAGAACAAGCAAATCAAGAACTGCAAACACAAATAGTTGAGCGATTACAGGTAGAGGCAGAACTCAGAAAATACCAAAATCATCTAGAGGAGTTGGTGGCTGTTCGTACTGATGAGATTACCAAGTCCAACGAGCAATTAAAGCTGGAAATTGCTGAACGCCAGCGAATTCTATTAGTTCTCAGACAAAGTGAAGAGCGCTACCGTTATTTAGCTGAGTCAATTCCCCAACTCGTATGGACTGCTGATGCCGACGGCAACAGTGATTATTTCAACAGTAATTGGTGTGAATACACGGGGCTAACAGTGGAACAGTCTGTGGGTTATGGTTGGTTAACAGTATTACATCCAGATGATGTAGAAAGAGCAGGTCAAGTGTGGTCAAATGCCTTTTCTAATGGGATTTTGTATGAAACCGAATACCGCTTCCAACGAGCTACTGATGGTTGCTATCGCTGGCACTTAGGGCGAGGCTTACCACTTAAAGATCAGGAAGGTAATGTAGTTAAGTGGTTTGGAACTTGTACAGATATCGACGAACAAAAGCAAATATTAGAAGAACGGGCGCACCTGTTGGAATTAGAACAAATTGCACGAGCTAAAGCTGAAACAGCCAATCGAATTAAAGATGAATTTCTGGCGGTACTTTCTCATGAGTTACGCACGCCACTAAATGCCATTCTGGGGTGGTCTAAGTTATTACAAACTCGGAGTTTTGATCAAGCTCAGAGATCACAAGCACTAGCCACAATTGAGCGTAATGCCAAATTACAGGTTCAACTCATTGAGGATTTGTTGGATACTTCCAGAATTTTACAAGGCAAATTGACGCTGGAGATTACGAATGTTAATTTAGCATCGACAATATTGTCTGCATTAGACACCATGCGGTTAGCATTAGAAACTAAATCGATTCAGGTGAATACAATCCTTGAACCGAATCTAGGAATAATTTTGGGTGATTCTACTCGCTTGCAACAAGTGGTTTGGAATCTGCTTGCTAATGCGATTAAATTTACACCCAATCAGGGAAAAATAGCAATAGAACTCAGGCAGGCTGATGGTTTTGCTGAAATTATAGTTAGTGATACAGGAAAGGGAATTAATCCTGAGTTTTTGCCCTATGCTTTTAATTATTTCCAACAGGCAGATAGCAGTTCTGTGCGAAAATTTGGTGGATTAGGGCTGGGATTGGCAATTGTGCGGCATATTGTGGAGATGCATGGCGGAATTGTCAAGGCAGAGAGTCCTGGTGAGGACCAAGGGGCAACTTTTAGCGTCAGTTTACCGCTTCACCAAGATGAAAGCCTAAGTATGGCAGAGCCAGCAAATCTCCCCACAGACTTAGGACTTAACTCTTTAGTTCTGGCTGGGATAAAAGTTTTAATTGTTGAGGATGATGCTGATTCGCGAGAATTTGTGGTTTTCGTATTAGAGCAAGAGGGGGCTGAGGCGATCGCCGTATCTTCGGCTTTTGAAGCTTTGCAAGTCTTAACCCCAAGCCAGCCGGATGTTTTAGTCAGTGATATTAGTATGCCCGAAATGGATGGCTATATGCTCATCAGTCAAGTGAGAACTTTGACCCCAGAAGCAGGTGGAAAAATTCCGGCGATCGCCTTAACGGCCCATGCTAGAGATGATGATCAGCAACAAGCACTAGCAGCAGGGTATCAAATGCACTTATCCAAGCCTGTGAACACAGAAAAATTAATTGCAGCGATTGTGAAACTTGTGGTAACAGGAGTATAATGTGATGTTTATCTCTTGACTGGATTTACAGCACATTGGGAATATTTCTCAGATAGGCTGTCACCCTAGTTAATTTCAGGACACAGCCACAGGATGATCAGGAGTAATTGAGTGCAAAGACTACTAATATTGTTATTATTGACCATATTCCTATTAATAAATCATCATACTTCGCCCGCCATCGCAGCAGAGATAAATCATGGTGCAGAAGTGTTTAGCGTTCATTGTGCAGGTTGTCATATCAACGGTGGTAACATTATCCGCCGGGGTAAAAACTTGAAAAAACCAGCCCTAGAAAAATATGGAATGAACACTATAGAAGCAGTTACATCTATAGTCACCAATGGTAAAAATAATATGTCAGCCTATGCAGACCGCCTAACTGCACAGCAAATACAAGAAGTTGCAGCTTATGTCCTCGAACAAGCCGAAACAGGTTGGCGTTAGTTACAACGCTTTGCCAGTAAATGAAGGACACATTTTAAGATGATAAATCTTGTGGGGGAGGGCAAAGATACCCGCCCTGCGTACCTACTCAAATGAAACGTGTTGTCATTAAAAATTACATATTATAAATAAAACAGGAATAGTTTATCCTATGCAATCGACCACTACCCCCCAAACCACCCTGATAGCCGGAAATCTGCGTAGTGTGCATCATATTGCTCTCAACGTCCAGGATATGCAAGCTTCACGCCACTTTTACGGTACTATTCTAGGTTTGCATGAACTTAGAGGGGATGAAGTACCAGCCACCTTGATAGAACTTGTGGCTATAGGGAAAGTCGCCAATTTTGTCACCCCCGATGGCACAATTTTAGATTTATTTTGGGAACCGGAATTATCACCACCAGATCCCAATCCAGAACGGACATTTACCAGAGCATATCATCTAGCCT from Nodularia sp. LEGE 06071 encodes the following:
- a CDS encoding RNA-guided endonuclease InsQ/TnpB family protein; amino-acid sequence: MPYGCQQILISPDNNLKALLEYVCTEANSLINCGVYYSRQYYFKTGNFPSKADLHKQLGTIQKNKHYQALYSDTAQQILTGVAESFKSYLGLLKGIKKGTVTQKPRLPNYRVSGGLALATFTGRSLRLKDGKIRFPLGSLVKTWFGVDAFHLPMPSNLDFKSIREVRILPRNRCFYAEFVYKQQVETIELDKSKVLGIDHGINNWLTCVSNVGTSFIVDGLHLKSLNQWYNKSVAKIKENKSQGFWSNRLAAITEKRNRQMRDAVNKAARIVINYCVENNIGSIVFGWNQGQKNGADMGKKNNQKFVQIPTAKLKTRIEQLCEQYGIDFIETEESYTSKTSFLDNDVLPTIGAKPQGWKSSGIRTNRGLFKTLAGIKINADCNGAANIIRKVATIFKFDLSGVGRGCLSQPKKVYLWTIQKSQCL
- a CDS encoding magnesium transporter, translating into MKIQETKDTFSDGQTSEIATEITELPCGWQSEAFYKLPRHQAIAVYQSLNSSVQQHLREDFQKKVDLDFLDKLSPDERIQLFELLYTPKAGQDAPPAENEDVDHSPLAIVKRRLGWLFILLLASTATTSVIKSQEYILQQVVVLASFIPLLIAYGGNVSTQTATVVVRALNTQKTQLKSLIQQVLYREMISGIILGAILGVMVTGEAMLLQDNPIVALVIGVSLFTISVLASFCGAMLPFFFQVLGFDPALMSAPLGATLVDVAGILIYLQIARLFLHI
- a CDS encoding hybrid sensor histidine kinase/response regulator, which codes for MSEIWTNLFTSGPFIPHGHCYLWKTDLVWLHLGSDLVTAIAYYSIPATLFCFVRKRQDLPFHWIFLLFSGFILACGTTHFMEIWTLWHPTYWLSGLIKAITAILSLITAVKLVPLVPQALALKSPAQLEQANQELQTQIVERLQVEAELRKYQNHLEELVAVRTDEITKSNEQLKLEIAERQRILLVLRQSEERYRYLAESIPQLVWTADADGNSDYFNSNWCEYTGLTVEQSVGYGWLTVLHPDDVERAGQVWSNAFSNGILYETEYRFQRATDGCYRWHLGRGLPLKDQEGNVVKWFGTCTDIDEQKQILEERAHLLELEQIARAKAETANRIKDEFLAVLSHELRTPLNAILGWSKLLQTRSFDQAQRSQALATIERNAKLQVQLIEDLLDTSRILQGKLTLEITNVNLASTILSALDTMRLALETKSIQVNTILEPNLGIILGDSTRLQQVVWNLLANAIKFTPNQGKIAIELRQADGFAEIIVSDTGKGINPEFLPYAFNYFQQADSSSVRKFGGLGLGLAIVRHIVEMHGGIVKAESPGEDQGATFSVSLPLHQDESLSMAEPANLPTDLGLNSLVLAGIKVLIVEDDADSREFVVFVLEQEGAEAIAVSSAFEALQVLTPSQPDVLVSDISMPEMDGYMLISQVRTLTPEAGGKIPAIALTAHARDDDQQQALAAGYQMHLSKPVNTEKLIAAIVKLVVTGV
- the petJ gene encoding cytochrome c6 PetJ: MQRLLILLLLTIFLLINHHTSPAIAAEINHGAEVFSVHCAGCHINGGNIIRRGKNLKKPALEKYGMNTIEAVTSIVTNGKNNMSAYADRLTAQQIQEVAAYVLEQAETGWR
- a CDS encoding VOC family protein, with the protein product MQSTTTPQTTLIAGNLRSVHHIALNVQDMQASRHFYGTILGLHELRGDEVPATLIELVAIGKVANFVTPDGTILDLFWEPELSPPDPNPERTFTRAYHLAFDIDPRLFESAVTVLRENQIAIAHGPVTRPTGKGIYFYDPDGFMLEIRCNQE